From the Hevea brasiliensis isolate MT/VB/25A 57/8 chromosome 15, ASM3005281v1, whole genome shotgun sequence genome, one window contains:
- the LOC110643747 gene encoding uncharacterized protein LOC110643747, with translation MSYPAPGSGLVLSLKIALISTCVLSVAVMLKLSVPVVTDFAVHELPLMYSSVISWLRPPYLYLVINGIIISIVASSKLQLQKPEEPSKQQEIIPPPMLAVEVPKASGDIPSDYIDGVVECGSGYQDLIVIDKVVPVDDSSVNGAHKREKGEVVEKEITVTQGSDKALVSFKSVQPAQRSDSMEFLVEKEEKKKPLVSARFGSKFKKSPVKANPEAGKAVLLGVSKPKRNDTLESTWKMITDSRPMPLTRHLKKFDTWDSHLRLDGATSPPPPPEKMNKSETFSENESKLSRESRQGSGKLRKEPSLSQDELNRRVEAFIKKFNEEMRRQRQESLNQYQEKISRGAY, from the exons ATGTCGTATCCTGCACCCGGTTCTGGATTAGTCCTCTCTCTTAAAATAGCTTTAATTTCGACCTGTGTGTTATCTGTTGCGGTGATGTTAAAGTTATCTGTTCCAGTGGTGACAGATTTTGCTGTGCATGAACTTCCTCTCATGTATAGCTCTGTTATCTCTTGGCTTCGGCCTCCATATCTTTATTTGGTCATTAATGGCATAATCATCTCAATCGTCGCTTCCTCCAAACTCCAGCTCCAAAAACCTGAGGAACCCTCAAAACAACAGGAGATAATCCCCCCACCAATGCTGGCGGTGGAGGTACCGAAGGCCTCTGGCGATATACCATCTGACTATATTGACGGCGTTGTTGAGTGCGGATCTGGGTACCAAGATTTGATTGTGATAGACAAGGTTGTGCCGGTGGATGATAGTTCGGTGAATGGTGCACACAAAAGGGAGAAGGGTGAGGTTGTAGAGAAAGAGATAACGGTGACGCAAGGTAGTGATAAGGCTTTGGTTTCTTTCAAATCGGTGCAGCCTGCACAGAGGAGTGATTCTATGGAGTTCCTGGttgaaaaagaagagaaaaagaaaccACTGGTGTCTGCAAGGTTTGGCTCCAAATTCAAGAAATCGCCAGTGAAAGCAAATCCTGAag CCGGGAAGGCAGTCCTGTTGGGCGTATCGAAACCGAAACGAAATGATACCTTGGAGAGCACGTGGAAGATGATAACAGACAGCCGTCCAATGCCGTTAACCAGACACCTCAAGAAATTCGACACGTGGGACAGTCACTTGCGTCTCGATGGCGCCACCTCACCTCCGCCGCCTCCGGAGAAGATGAATAAGTCCGAGACTTTTAGTGAAAACGAGTCAAAGCTAAGTCGTGAGAGCCGTCAGGGATCGGGGAAACTGAGGAAGGAACCGTCGTTGAGTCAGGACGAGTTGAACCGGCGGGTGGAGGCGTTTATAAAGAAGTTTAACGAAGAAATGAGGCGGCAGAGACAGGAGTCTTTGAATCAATACCAGGAGAAGATTAGTAGAGGAGCTTATTAG
- the LOC110643774 gene encoding uncharacterized protein LOC110643774, which translates to MAKNRNKKKKNGAVSMDITEPTVSDVPQAMDTSESVVQKSASGFPNRKVKGRPMKRSKNVRKMKAVAKAISKNEQSVEKVLKNESKTARTQSAKLLYD; encoded by the exons ATGGCGAAGAAcagaaacaaaaagaagaagaacggCGCCGTTTCAATGGACATCACGGAGCCCACCGTCTCAGATGTTCCTCAAG CAATGGATACTTCAGAGTCTGTAGTTCAAAAATCAGCTTCTGGGTTTCCTAATAG AAAGGTGAAGGGAAGACCAATGAAGAGATCAAAAAATGTTCGAAAGATGAAAGCAGTAGCAAAAGCTATATCAAAAAATGAGCAGTCTGTTGAGAAAGTTTTGAAGAATGAGAGCAAAACAGCAAGAACTCAATCAGCAAAACTGCTGTACGACTGA